TGGCCCTTGCGCGCCACGATTTCCGAGCCGGGCTTGACCTTGCCCTGCGGGCCAGGCGGCTGGCGCCGGACCTCGTTCGGCCGTACGCCGTCCTCGCCGATGCCCAGGTGGAGCTCGGTCGCTACGCGGCGGCGGCGAAATCGCTCGAGCGCATGGCGGCCCTCAAGCCGACCCTTGCCACCTACTCACGGATTTCCTACTACCGCGAGCTGGGGGGCGACCTGGACGGCGCGGTCCGGGCCATGGGCCTGGCCGTCTCGGCGGGAGGAGGCAGCGCCGAGGGCACCGCGTACGTTCAATCGCTGGTCGGAAACCTTCAGCTCGATCGCGGTCGCTACGGCGCTGCGGAGCACGCCTATCGCGAGGCGCTCGCGGGAGACCCGTCCTATCCGGCGGCGCAGGCGGGGCTCGCCCGCCTCGATGCCGGTCGGGGACGCTTCGCGCCCGCCATCCGACGCTACCGACGGGTGGTGGAGAGGATCCCGCTGCCCGAATACGCCGTCGGGCTCGCCGAGACCGAGCAGGCGGCGGGCAAGGTCGCCGCCGCGCGTCGCGACTACGCGGTCGTGCAGGCCGAGGTGGGGCTGCTGCGCGCAAACGGCGTCAATACCGACGTCGACCTGACGCTGTTCGAGGCCAACCACGGGGACCCGGCACAGGCGCTGAAGCTGGGCAGGAGGGCCTGGGCGGCCGCTCCAAGCGTCCGCTCGGCCGACGCCTACTCGTGGGCGCTCTACAAAGCAGGTCGGGTGGGGCCCGCACGCCGGTTCTCGGCGCGAGCGATGAGGCTCGGATCGCGCGACCCGTACTTCCTCTACCACGCCGGAATGATCGCCGGGCGCGCGGGCGAGACCGGCGAGGCGCGGCGATTGCTGGCACGCCTTGTGGCGCAGAGCCCCCGCTTTAATCCGCTCTACGGGCCAAGGGCACGGCGTGCGCTGGAGTCGTTGGGGTGATCGGACGGCTCACTGCCCTGGCTGCAAGCGCCGCCTCGCTCTTGGCCGTGGGCGCAGCCCTGACGGCTTCGAGCGCCCTCGCCCATCCGCTCGGGAACTTCACGACCAACCAGCTCGCTCAGGTGCGCATCGACGAGGGGCAGGCTCGCGTCCACTACGTCCTCGACCAGGCCGAGATCCCGACCTTTCAGCAGATCCAGCGCTTCGACGAGAGCGGGAACGGGACCATCGAGGAGGCCGAGCGCAGGCCGCTCCTGGACTCAGAGCTGGCGGAGATCTCCTCAGGCCTCGAGCTGACCGCGGACGGCGAGCCCCTGAGCCTCGGCGCGCCGCGCGGTGCCCGGCTCAGCTTCCCCCCGGGTCAGGGCGGGCTCCTCCTGACGCGCGTCGAGGCGGATTTCACCGCTCCGATGCCCCGCGATGTCAGCCGGGTCGCGCTGGTCAACAACGCCTTTTCCGGACGCATCGGCTGGCACGCTGTGCAGGTCCTCCCGGGAACGGGCACGGACGTCACCTCCAGCGTCCCCGCCACCGATCCCA
This genomic interval from Solirubrobacterales bacterium contains the following:
- a CDS encoding tetratricopeptide repeat protein, with translation MRAREFTPVLLVKWATPALAFAAVLAVLLLVNRSGPEPLPGIPASAGPAGQPAPQDTESMIASLQAAVKADPADAEGYALLGDAYYQRARETGDATYYSRADASYDAALSRSPDDLTATIGKGTLALARHDFRAGLDLALRARRLAPDLVRPYAVLADAQVELGRYAAAAKSLERMAALKPTLATYSRISYYRELGGDLDGAVRAMGLAVSAGGGSAEGTAYVQSLVGNLQLDRGRYGAAEHAYREALAGDPSYPAAQAGLARLDAGRGRFAPAIRRYRRVVERIPLPEYAVGLAETEQAAGKVAAARRDYAVVQAEVGLLRANGVNTDVDLTLFEANHGDPAQALKLGRRAWAAAPSVRSADAYSWALYKAGRVGPARRFSARAMRLGSRDPYFLYHAGMIAGRAGETGEARRLLARLVAQSPRFNPLYGPRARRALESLG